ACCAGTGTGCTTTCGGCGTCTCTACCTGTGTCGCTTGCTTCTTTTTCGGCGCCTCACCCATCTTGCGGGCCTTCCGGGCGGTCAGGCCGGCTTGTTTTCTGCGCACGGAGCTCGCGCTTTTCGATGCCCTATTTTCTCCCGCAAAGCTTCCCGTCACCGTGAAACCGTCTGCCGTGAGTGCCGCCCGCAACGCGTTCTGCCTGCGGCCAGTGACAATCCACACCCGTCCGTCGAGTCCCTTGAGTGCGCGTTTGACCTCCCGCACGGCGATATCGACGATATCGCCCTTTTTCGTCTGGCCGCGGCGCACAAAACGCGTCTGCTTAGTATTGACCGCGATGACCCAGCCTTCGATGGTGCCGTTGGGGGCGGAATCCCAACGTTCGTCCCAGAGCGCGACCGCAACATGGATTGGTGCCGAGACCATATCCGAGGTGATCTTGCGGGTGCCGTAGGTGCGCGATTGCGTACCGGTTAGTTCTGAGAGCTCGATGGGTTCCATTATCTCTAGTAAAGCACGGTTAACCGCGCTGCTGAATTATCCCCCACACCGCCGCTGTGAACTAATTCTCCTTAGGTCGAATGTGATCGAGCCGATCTGAGCACAACCCGCCCTCAAATCAGCCTCAACGCCCTCAATTCGGCCCGATCACCTTGGACCTAACGTTCCGACCCCCACTCAAGGTCCTCGGAAATTCACCTTCCTGAGCCTCATGACGCGTGCCCCGCCCCGCCAGCCGCGAAGATGAAACCATGATTACAGATCACTTCATCAACCTTCGTTACGCCGGAGCCGAAAGTCCGCACCATTTAGCCCTCCAACGCGGTGAGCTCACCCAGATAGCGCCCTGGGTCGCCGTTCCCACGGCCACCTGGAGGCAATGGGTGCGCCATAAACAACAATTCGCCAAAGTAGTCGCTGCCGGGTGGAGCACCCACCGCGCCGTCCTCATCGGCAAATCGGCCGCGCGGCTGTGGGGAATGTGGGTAATTTCCGGGGAAGGGGAGGAGGTGGAGCTAGCGGTGCCTTCGGGAAGCGTTCCCCCACGCAGGCTCACCCCGAAAGGCTACCGGTACCGCCGAGTAAAGTCCCTTCAAGAATCCACGGTGTCGATAGCGGGTGTGCGCGCCACGAATCCCGCCCGCACCTGCCTCGAAATCGCCCGGCTACACGGCTTCCCAGATGGCCTGGTAGCTACTGATTCTGCCCTCGGCCGACACGACGTCACTACATACGACCTGCGCGAAGAACTGGCAAAAATGCAGCGCACGAGGGGACAAGCAGCCATGCGTAAGGTTATCGAGCACGCGTACGGCGGATCGGAATCGCCCTATGAGTCCTATCTGCGAGCCCTTATTATTGAGCGTTTCCCGCAGGTGAAAATTGAGCCCCAGAAATCGCTGCTCGGGAAATATCGGGCGGATCTTTGTCTCGATGGCTGGCTGGTACTCGAGGTCGATGGCGATGCCAAGTATGACGGCACCTATGGCGAGGCACCCGCCCACGTGGTCAAGCAGCAGATAAAGAGGCAGCGAGCGCTAGAAAACCGCGGATACGTGGTGCTGCGCTTTGGCCCCAGCGATATGAAAGCGCCGGACGAGGCATTGCGGATAATCGCTAGCCACCTGGGAAAACGTGGCAGAAAAGTAGCCTAGATCACCCCCGCGCCACCCCACAACGCATAAAAGTTGTTGAACAAAAGGCATAGCAACCTTTAAGATGATGCGCATCACAAACTAATGCGACCTGCATCACGAAAGGTGAAATCTAGTGAGTGCTGAGACATCACACGCCGCTCCGGCGCAGGCAGGGGACAAGACCCCGCCCAAAGGCCTCGGCGCCATGGCCGGTGCCATGTTCCTCATGGCCACCTCCGCCATCGGTCCGGGATTTTTGACCCAGACCTCGGTCTTTACCGTGCAGATGGGTGCGTCCTTCGCGTTTGCGATTATGCTGTCCATCCTCGTTGATATCGCCATCCAGCTCAATGTGTGGCGAGTTCTCTGCGTGACCGGCATGCGCGCCAATACCTTGGGCAATACCGTGCTCCCTGGCCTGGGCTGGGTGCTTGCCGTATTCGTGTTCATCGGCGGCGCAGTCTTCAATATTGGCAATATCGCCGGTTCTGGCCTGGGCATTAACGCGATGCTGGGCATCGATTCGCGCATCGGCGGCGTCATTGCCGCGGCCATCGCGATCTTCATCTTCCTCTCCAAAAAGGCGGGCATGGCGCTTGACCGTCTCGTCGCGGTCTTGGGCGCGGTCATGATCCTGCTGATGCTCTACGTTGCGGTGGTCAGCCAGCCACCGGTGGGGGAGGCGCTCAAGAATACCGTCGCGCCGGGCGAGATCGACTTCTTCGTCATCACCACCATCATCGGCGGCACCGTGGGCGGCTATATCACCTTTGCCGGCGCGCACCGCCTCATCGATTCCGGCCACACCGGCGTGGAAAACGTCAAGAACATTACCTATACCTCGGTAAGCGGCATCGTGGTCACCGGCATCATGCGCATGCTCCTCTTCTTGGCGGTTCTCGGTGTGGTGGCCACCGGCGTGGCGCTCTCGGACGACAACACCGCGGCCGATGCTTTCTACAATGCCGCCGGCGAGTTTGGCCTGCGCGCCTTCGGCGTAGTCCTCTTCGCGGCCGGTTTGTCCTCGGTTATCGGCGCCGCCTATACCTCGGTATCCTTCGTGACCTCCCAGGAAACCTCGACGCGCACCCGCAATATCCTCACCATCATCTTTATTGCGGTGTGCACGGTAGTCTTCGTGGCCATCAACTCCGCGCCACAGAAGTTGCTCATCTTCGCCGGCGCCATCAACGGCCTGATCCTGCCCATCGGTTTCGCCCTCGTGATGTGGGTAGCCTGGCGCCGCCGCGATCTCCTGCAGGGATACAAGTATCCCAAGTGGTTGCTGATTATCGGCACCCTGGCGTGGGTGCTCACCATCTTCATCGGCTTCAAGGCTTTCTCCGGCATTACCGAGCTGTGGGCATAATGCAGACTCCGGAGCAGGTGCGCGAGTATGCGCGCAGCCATGACATGGCCACCACCGCCGGGCATGCCCGCGGCTTCATGCAGGCTAACCTGCTGGCCGTGCCGCAGGAATATGCCTTCGATTTCTTGCTCTTTGCCCAGCGAAATCCCAAGCCATGCCCGATTGTGGGCGTGCTGGAAGCCGGTCAGTACACCTCCGAGCTACTGCCGGGTGGGGACATCCGCACCGATATTCCGGCCTACCGCGTCTTTGAAAACGGCGAGCATACAGCCACGCTTGCCGACGCCACCTCCTACTACACCCCAGACATGGTCAGCTTCCTTATCGGTTGCTCTTTTACCTTCGAGACTGCGCTGCAGGATAACGGCATTGAGGTCGCGCACATTGCTCAGCAGCGCAATGTGCCGATGTTTAAAACCACGATTCCCACCACCCCGGCCGGTGTCTTTTCCGGTCCCATGGTGGTCTCCATGCGCCCGATTCCGGCCGCGCAGGTCTCCGATGCCGTGCGGATTACCTCCCGTTACCCATCTGTTCACGGCGCCCCGGTTCACGTGGGTGACCCGGCGGCCATTGGTATTGAGGATCTGTCCCGCCCCGATTTTGGTGATCCGGGCGAAGTGCCAGAGGGCTGCCTGCCGGTCTTTTGGGCCTGTGGGGTGACTCCGCAGGCCATCGTGATGGAATCGAAGCCGCGCCTAGCCATTACGCACGCGCCGGGTCAGATGCTCGTGACCAACGCCCGCGATCAAGATTTCCTCATTCCTTAATCGTCCAGCACGGCGAGGATCTTCTCGCAGGTATTCATGAGGCTGTCATGCGCAAGCGTGGCGGCCTCGCGGCGTTTTCCATCCGCGATGAGCGTGGCCAAGGTGATGTTTCCTTGAATGTGGTCCGCATGCAGCTGCGGATAGCGAGGAATGGCTAGCAGGAAGGTGAGCCGCATGCGGGCGAGCAGGTTATCCATCTGCTCATTAAGCGTAGGCGAGCCCAGCGCGGCCACCAGCGTGCGGTGGAAGCGTTGGTTGATGGCGGAGACTTCCTGGTGCTCGCCGCGTGCTGCGTAGTCGAAGGCGGAGGAAGTGAGGGTGACGAGCGAGGGGGCGTCGGCAAAAGCGCCCCACCGCACCGCCGCGGGCTCGATGGCCGCGCGGGCGGCAAAGAGGTCACGGATATAGTCTGCGTCCGGCGTGGCGAGGAAGACGCCGCGGTTGGGGATGCGCTCGACAATGCGCTCCGCGGCGAGCCTAGTGAAAGACTCGCGGAGGGTATTGCGCGAGCAGTGAAAGCGCTCGGCCGCCTTGACCTCGCTGAGCTGCTCGCCCGGCTGGAACTCGCCGGCGGAGATGGCCTCGCGCAGCTCGGAGGCGACAGACTGGGAAAGCATGACCACAACTGTACTAAAAAGTTATGCACCTCACATTGGAGATGAGGTGCAAAAGGGTGGCGTGAGCGCTAATCGATGGTCGCGATGACCTTGGAGGAATCCAGACGGTCACCCTCGGCGGCCAGGAGCTTGATGGTGCCGCCGCGCGGAGCCTTGATGGCCGATTCCATCTTCATGGCCTCGACGGTGGCGATGGCATCGCCCTCGGCCACGGTATCGCCGTCCGCAACGTTCCAGGCCACGAGGTTTGCTTCGAACGGGGAGGTGACCGCGTTGTCATCGGTAGACTGTGCGCCGGCCGAAGATGGTGCGGTGGAGGCAGAACCGCCGGCCGAGGCGGCGCCTGGCGCGGCGAGGAAGTCCACGGGCACGCCGACGTTGACCAGCTTGCCGTCGATTTCTACGGCCACATTGCGGCGCTGGGTGTAGATAGCCTCGACCTTTTCCACCTGGTTGGCGGCAGACGGGCGGTAGTTGTGATCCACCCAGTCCGTAAACACGCCGATCTCGGAGGCGCCGGCGGCAGCGGCATCGTCTGCTGGGGCGGCGGTGCCGATGAGTGCAGGCTCATCCATCATGTCGCGGTGGAACGGCAGTACGGTGCGCACGCCGGTGACGGTGAACTCGCGTAGGGCAAAGCGGGCGCGGGCCAGGGCGATCTCGCGGGTCGGTCCCCACACCACCAGCTTGGCAATCAGGGAGTCATAGTACGGCGGGATGATAGAGCCAGAGCGCACCGCGGAATCCACGCGGATGCCCGGGCCGGTGGGCGGCTCGAAGGAGACGATGGTGCCGGGGCACGGCGCAAAGCCATTGAGGATATCCTCAGCATTGATACGGAACTCAAAAGCATGGCCGTGGGACTGCGGATCCTCATCGAAGGACAGCGGCTCCCCGGCCGCGATGCGGAACTGCTCGGCGATGATATCGGTACCGGTGACTACCTCAGTAACGGGGTGCTCGACCTGGACGCGGGTATTGACCTCCAGGAAGGAAATGGTGCCGTCCTCGGAAACGATGTATTCCACAGTGCCGGCGCCGGTGTAGCCCACCTTGGAGCAAATGGAGCGGGCGCCTTCGATGATGCCGTTGCGTTGGGCGTCGGAAAGCGCGGGCGCCGGAGCCTCCTCAATGAGCTTTTGGAAGCGGCGTTGGGTGGAGCAATCGCGGGTGCCGAGCACGCGCACATTGCCGTGCGTATCGGCCAGCACCTGGGCCTCGACGTGGCGTGGGTGGGTGAGGAACTTCTCCACGTAGCACTCGGCGCGGCCGAAAGCCTCCATGGCCTCGCGGCCGGCGGAGTTGAACGCGCCCTCAATTTCTTCCATATTGTCCACGACCTTCAAGCCGCGTCCGCCGCCGCCATAAGCGGCCTTGATGGCAATGGGCAGGCCATGCTCTTCGGCGAAGGCGCGGGCCTCCTGCCAGTCATCGATGGGATCGGAGGTACCCGGTGCCAGCGGCGCGCCGACCTCCTCGGCCACGCGGCGCGCAGCGATCTTGTCACCGAGCAACTCGATGGACTCCGGGGAAGGGCCAATCCAGATCATGCCGGCCTCGGTAACCGTGCGGGCAAAGTCGGCGTTTTCGGACAAGAAGCCGTAGCCCGGGTGGATGGCATCGGCACCGGCGCGCACCGCGATATCGAGTAGCGCGGGCACGTTCATGTAGGTATCGGCCGCGGTATTGCCCGGCAGCGCATAAGCTTCATCGGCTACCTGGGTATGCAGGGCACCTGCGTCCGCTTCGGAGTAAATGGCGATGGACTTAATGCCCAGGTCGCGGGCGACGCGGGCGATACGCACGGCAATCTCGCCGCGGTTAGCAATGAGGACGGTTTTAATCTGCATTCTGTTCTCCAGTGTTCAAGGCTTGGGGTGCTACGAGTTCAAAGTTCACGTGCGCGCCGGGTGGCAGCTGCGCGGCGATATCAATATCTTCTTCCAATACGGTGGCGATGACCGGGTAACCGCCGGTCACGGCGTGATCGCGGAGGAAGACCACGGGCTTGCCATTGGGCGGGATTTGGATCGAGCCGGCGACCATGCCTTCGGACGGAAGCTCGCCGTCCTTGACGCGTTCAATCGGTTCTTCGCCATCGAGGCGCAGGCCCACGCGGTTGGAATCCGAGGTGACGGTCCACTCGGTATCCAGGAAGGCGGAGACATTATCGCCAAACCAGTCATCACGGGGTCCGAGCACGCAGCGCAAGGTGGCGCGGGTCTTGCCGTCGGAGCTTTCACGCACGCGCAGTGGGTTAGCCAGCTGGGCGTCGGTCATGCCGGTAGAGCGCGGTAGCACGCCGATGACATCGCCGGTGGTGACCGGGTCCGGGCCAAGGCCAGAAAGGACGTCGGTGGCCGCGGAGCCAAGCTCGGATTCGGCGATGATGCCGCCGCGGATGGCCACGTAATTGCGCATGCCTACCGTTGCAGGATCCACCGAGACGGTGTGCCCGGCCGTGACCAGCACGGGGCGGGCGAGGTGAACCGGCATCTCGCCGAGGCGCACACGCGCGGTAGCGCCGGTGACGCAAATGACGGTATCGGTGAGCGCGTGGAGCTTAATGCCGCCGATATTCTCCAGCACCGTTGCCCCGCGCGGGTTGCCCACGGCCACATTGGCGGTCGCGGCGGCGGCGCGGTCGGCAGCACCGGAGGGAGTCACGCCGAGATCGCCCACACCGGGGCGGCCCAGGTCTTGGTAGAGGGTGAGCAGGCCGGCATCGATAACCTCCATGCGCGGCAAGCGGGCAGGGGCGCGCTTCGAGCGGGCAGAGTGATCAACAAGCTCAGGCAGCTTATCCACGCTGCGATAGCGCACGCGGTCGCCCGGCTGTACCAGCGCCGGCGGGTTGGCATTGGAATCCCACATCGGCGTATTGGTGGTGCCCAAAAGCTGCCAGCCGCCCGGGGAAACGCGCGGGTACACCGCGGAAAACTCACCCGCGATACCTACAGCACCGGCCGGCACCGCGGTACGGGGACTGGAGCGGCGGGGCACCGCTCGCGCCTGGGAGGGCTCCGACGGCGCACAGTAGGTAAAGCCCGGGGCAAAGCCACCGAAAGCCGCGGTCCACTCGGTAGAGGTATGCCAGTCAATGAGCGCCTCTCGCGAAAGGCCCAGCAGGTCCGCGGCCTCGTCCACATCCTCGCCGTCATAGAGCACATCGATTTCTACCGTTCGGGCCTCCGCAGCCGTCGCGGCGGCAGGGGAGAAGTCCTGCAGGAATTCCGCTGCATCGCGCGCCGAATCCGGCGCTTCAAACGTCAGCAGCAGGGTGGTGGCGGCCGCGATGCAGTCCACCTGATTCTTCAACGGCTTGGCAGAAAGCGCCGCGTGCCAATCCATCACCTGGTTCAATCCATCCAGGTCAATGAGCAACGCGCGCGTGCCCACAAAATTAATGTGCATTAGATAAAGCTCCGAATCTCGATGCCTTCTTCCCACAGGCGCTCCACCACGCCGCGCAGCAGCTTCACCGCGCCGGGCGAATCGCCGTGGGTGCATACGGATTGCGCATCCACCTCTAACTTCGTGCCATCCACGGCCGTAATCGACCCGGTCTGCGCCACCTCAAGAACTCGCTGCACCACCTCATCGGCACTGCCAAGCACCGCATTGGCTTCCTTGCGCGAGACCAGCGTGCCATCGGGGTTGTAGTTGCGGTCCGCAAAAGCCTCACGGATGACGTTAAGCCCGCTGCGCTTGGCGACGTCCACCGCTACACCCCCTGGCAGTAACATCACCGGCAAGCCTCCGAAGGCCTTAATGCCCTTGATGACGGCTTCTGCTTGCGCCTCATCTTTCACGATTGCGTTATACATCGCACCGTGTGGCTTCACATAGGAAACCTTGGTGCCATTGGCGCGGGCCAAAGCGTCGAGCGCGCCAATTTGGTAGGTCACCTCGTCTGCAAGCTCGTCCGGGTTGTAATCGATAAAACGGCGGCCGAAACCCGCGGCGTCGTTATAACCCACGTGCGCGCCTACGGTCACGCCTGCTTCTGCTGCCGCCTTGAGGGTGCAGGCAATCGAGTGCGGGTCGCCCGCATGGAAGCCGGTGGCCACGTTTGCGGAGGACACCATCTCCAGCATTGCCGCGTCATCTGCGACCGGGTTGCCTGCAGTAGTCTCTCCCAAATCCGCATTGAGATCGATATGGAGCGAGGACATTCAACACCGTCCTTAAGATTGTTGAACAATTCGAATGTCATTAAGTGTAACCCTCGCCACTGCCATTTGTGAAGGCGGTTACGTTTCATTTACCCGCGTGCGCACCCCCACCTAGGTACGAGAAAACCGCCCCGCCCCGGGTAAGAGGTCCGGGAGGAGGCGGCGTGGCCCGCTAGAGCCCAAGGGCCCGAAGGCCCTAGCTTGTGAAATCTTTAGCGGCCGTAGTTCTGGACAGCGTAGAGCTTGCCCTCAGAGTTGACGGCAACACCAACGCCGATGGTCTTGGCACGCGGGTCGAGCATGATCTTGCGGTGGCCCGGGGATTCGTACCAGAGCTTAACCAGCTGTGCATCGGAGTAGTCGCTCCATGCCTGCAGTACGTTCTCGCCGCCGGCCGGGATATTGGAAGGGTAGTAGTTCCAGTGCTGTGGGCGGTGGCTGAGCTTATTGGCGCGAACCAGCTGGTTGGCCCAATCCTGAGCCAGTCCATTGAGTGCGGCGTTGGCGCGAACCGGGCGCAGGCCGTGTGCTTGGCGGTAAGCGTTGGTGTGATTGATGATGCTCTGTACGCGGTTGGAGGCCGGAGCAACTGGCTTTGCGGCGGCAGCCGGAGCGGCAGGCAGGTTGACGGAGGGTACCGGAAGGTTCACGCGACCGAAGCTGCTCAAAGAGCTCGATGCCTCTGCAGGGGCTACGCCAACACCGAGTGCGACGGCTGCTGCGAGTGCAGGAGCGACGAACTTCTTGGCGGAGAAGTGAACTTTGGGGGTGAACATGAGCGGTACCTTTCTACTGGAACCTAGCGGGAATCTATAAGGCGGGGATCTTGGAGTGTTAACGGCTAACTTCCGTTCCCCTTCACTTAAAAGTTAATCAATTCTGACCGGGTAAAATCCAGCTGACCAGCAAATATTAGGATTCTTGAAGTTGATTTCGCGCAAAACTAATTGCCTCTTAGTTATTTCTCGATTTGAGCTAGGAAACCCCTAAATTCCCTCAGTGATGGCGCTCAGCTCCCCGCCCCCACGGGGGTAGATTTCAACCAATATCTCAGGTTCCCAGGGAAATGAGATTGTTTTAAGGTATGTGGGCCTAGTTTTAAGTCCCCTTCTGGCAAAACTGGCCAGTTTCTTGATAGAGCCTATGAGAAACCTTGTGGTTCTCTGGCTATCTAAGGATCATAAGAGGGTACCAGGGTGATCCGTGATCTTGCTTGAGCCTGCCGCGCTGCCGCTACCACTCCCTCGAAACCGTCCCTCAGCCCCATCCCTGCGCAATATTGGCATAAGAAAAGCGCCCAGCGGGGAAATCGCTGAGCGCTTGCAGTTGCAAGACTATTTAGGCCTGAGTGGTTGCGGCCGCCTTGTCAGTCGCTGGTGCAGGGGAGAGTACCTGGGAAATGATGTCGGCAGCTTCCTTGCGGGTCTTCGCGCCGTGGAGTTGTGCGCGGAAGTCCTCCTTCATGATGTTGCGCGCCAGCTTGGACAGCAGCTTGAGGTGCTGCTTTCCAGCGTTATCCGGAACAGCAATAAGGAAGGCCAAGGTGGTCGGGTCTTCGCCCTCTGCCCACGTGACGCCGTGCGGCAGGCGGGCGAAGGCGAGCGTTGGTACCTTCACTCCGGCAGACCGAGCGTGCGGAATGGCCACGCCGTGGCCCACACCAGTGGAACGGGTAGATTCGCGCTTCAATGCGGCGCTAGCGACCGCCTCGGCATCAGACATGCGCGCGGAGGTGAGCTTCACCATGGAGCGAATGACCTCTTCGCTAGAAGAACCCAGATCTTTATCGAGGCTAATCGTATCGACTGCAACAAGTGGCTTATCCTTGCGCTGCGTCAATCCCACCAGCAGGAGAATAAGGCCAGCGCAAACAACGATGCCGGCAAGCATGGCGATAAAGAAGCCAACGACGTTATCTACCGCGCCGAGCACCGCGACGATCGGGCCGCCGTGCATGACGTGGTCTTGTGCACCGAAAAGACCGGCGAGCGCACCGGCTACGGCACCACCGGCAACATTGGCGGGGATGACCTGTAGCGGGCGTGCAGCCGCGAGCGGAATGGCGCCCTCGGTAATGCCGAAGAATCCCATGAACAACGCGGCGATGCCCGCATCCTTTTCGGCCTTGGTAAACCAGCGGCGGCGCAGGAGCGTAGCTACGCCCACGGCGAGGGGAGGTACGGCAATCGCACATGCCGCCATGCCCATCGGCGCCGCATTGCCGGCCGCGATCATGCCGCCGCCGAAGAGGAAAGCCGTTTTATTGAAGGGACCACCCATATCGAAGGCGATCATGGCGCCCAGGATAAGGCCTAGCACGATGACGGAGGAGCCCTGCATTCCAGCGAGATAGTTGGTCATTGCCTCGAACGCGGCCGAGACCGGTGCGCCAATGAGCAAGATGAAGATGAGCCCCACGATGAGCGTGGTGAAAATCGGGATGACGATGATGGGCCAAATCGGTGCGATGAACTTGTGCACCGGAATCTTCTTAATGGCAAGAGCCACATAACCGGACAAAATACCGGTGACAATGCCGCCCAAGAATCCGGCACCTGCCTCAGAACCGTAAAGGGAGCCGGTGGTAGCGATGAGTCCGGTAATAAGACCAGGGGCAAGGCCTGGGCGATCCGCGATGCCCACCGCAATGTAGCCGGAGAGCACCGGGACCATCAGTGAGAACGCCAGGGCGCCGAGCTCATTGACCGTGTTCCAGAAGCTATCTTCCGGAATCGCCATGCCCTCAGGCGTGGGCGTGCCGCCGATGGAGAGGGCGACCGCAATGAGCAGACCACCGGTCACCACGAACGGGATCATGTGCGAGACGCCGTTCATCAGCGCCTTGTACAAGGTTTGACCCACGCTATTCTTGCGAGGCGTCTCTTCCTCCGTCTTCTCGGAAGAGCCCTCCCAGCGCGAGGCGCTCAAGGACCTGCTGAGCAGTTCCTTCGGATGCTTGATGGCCTCGTCCACGCCGGTGGCCTCGAGACGCTTGCCGTGGAAGCGGTCCTTGGAAATGACCGTATCGGCACCAATGACAACGGCGTCGGCTTCCTCGATGTCTTGCTTGCTAAAGGCTCCCTCGACGCCGATGGAACCATGAGTTTCAATCTTGATGCGGTAGCCAAGTTCTTGGGCTGCGGCCTCGAGGTTCTCGGCCGCCATATAGGTATGCGCGATGCCCGTCGGACACGCCGTGATGGCGAGGATGAGGGGCGATGACTCTGTAGTGCTCATGGTTCTCATTAAACGGCAATCGTTTGCGTTGGCACAAGAGCCGGTGCGTCTATTCTCTGCGGATCTGGTAAGTCGTGCGTTGCGAGCCACGCTGGCCCCGCATGACAATCCAGCCCTTCCTCTCCAAGGCCTTGAGTGCGTAGCGCGCTTGCCCGGTACTGAGTTGGGTGCGTTCCGCGATCTCGTGAAG
The nucleotide sequence above comes from Corynebacterium tuberculostearicum. Encoded proteins:
- a CDS encoding endonuclease domain-containing protein, which produces MITDHFINLRYAGAESPHHLALQRGELTQIAPWVAVPTATWRQWVRHKQQFAKVVAAGWSTHRAVLIGKSAARLWGMWVISGEGEEVELAVPSGSVPPRRLTPKGYRYRRVKSLQESTVSIAGVRATNPARTCLEIARLHGFPDGLVATDSALGRHDVTTYDLREELAKMQRTRGQAAMRKVIEHAYGGSESPYESYLRALIIERFPQVKIEPQKSLLGKYRADLCLDGWLVLEVDGDAKYDGTYGEAPAHVVKQQIKRQRALENRGYVVLRFGPSDMKAPDEALRIIASHLGKRGRKVA
- a CDS encoding NRAMP family divalent metal transporter, whose product is MAGAMFLMATSAIGPGFLTQTSVFTVQMGASFAFAIMLSILVDIAIQLNVWRVLCVTGMRANTLGNTVLPGLGWVLAVFVFIGGAVFNIGNIAGSGLGINAMLGIDSRIGGVIAAAIAIFIFLSKKAGMALDRLVAVLGAVMILLMLYVAVVSQPPVGEALKNTVAPGEIDFFVITTIIGGTVGGYITFAGAHRLIDSGHTGVENVKNITYTSVSGIVVTGIMRMLLFLAVLGVVATGVALSDDNTAADAFYNAAGEFGLRAFGVVLFAAGLSSVIGAAYTSVSFVTSQETSTRTRNILTIIFIAVCTVVFVAINSAPQKLLIFAGAINGLILPIGFALVMWVAWRRRDLLQGYKYPKWLLIIGTLAWVLTIFIGFKAFSGITELWA
- a CDS encoding putative hydro-lyase, which produces MQTPEQVREYARSHDMATTAGHARGFMQANLLAVPQEYAFDFLLFAQRNPKPCPIVGVLEAGQYTSELLPGGDIRTDIPAYRVFENGEHTATLADATSYYTPDMVSFLIGCSFTFETALQDNGIEVAHIAQQRNVPMFKTTIPTTPAGVFSGPMVVSMRPIPAAQVSDAVRITSRYPSVHGAPVHVGDPAAIGIEDLSRPDFGDPGEVPEGCLPVFWACGVTPQAIVMESKPRLAITHAPGQMLVTNARDQDFLIP
- a CDS encoding GntR family transcriptional regulator — protein: MLSQSVASELREAISAGEFQPGEQLSEVKAAERFHCSRNTLRESFTRLAAERIVERIPNRGVFLATPDADYIRDLFAARAAIEPAAVRWGAFADAPSLVTLTSSAFDYAARGEHQEVSAINQRFHRTLVAALGSPTLNEQMDNLLARMRLTFLLAIPRYPQLHADHIQGNITLATLIADGKRREAATLAHDSLMNTCEKILAVLDD
- a CDS encoding acetyl/propionyl/methylcrotonyl-CoA carboxylase subunit alpha translates to MQIKTVLIANRGEIAVRIARVARDLGIKSIAIYSEADAGALHTQVADEAYALPGNTAADTYMNVPALLDIAVRAGADAIHPGYGFLSENADFARTVTEAGMIWIGPSPESIELLGDKIAARRVAEEVGAPLAPGTSDPIDDWQEARAFAEEHGLPIAIKAAYGGGGRGLKVVDNMEEIEGAFNSAGREAMEAFGRAECYVEKFLTHPRHVEAQVLADTHGNVRVLGTRDCSTQRRFQKLIEEAPAPALSDAQRNGIIEGARSICSKVGYTGAGTVEYIVSEDGTISFLEVNTRVQVEHPVTEVVTGTDIIAEQFRIAAGEPLSFDEDPQSHGHAFEFRINAEDILNGFAPCPGTIVSFEPPTGPGIRVDSAVRSGSIIPPYYDSLIAKLVVWGPTREIALARARFALREFTVTGVRTVLPFHRDMMDEPALIGTAAPADDAAAAGASEIGVFTDWVDHNYRPSAANQVEKVEAIYTQRRNVAVEIDGKLVNVGVPVDFLAAPGAASAGGSASTAPSSAGAQSTDDNAVTSPFEANLVAWNVADGDTVAEGDAIATVEAMKMESAIKAPRGGTIKLLAAEGDRLDSSKVIATID
- a CDS encoding 5-oxoprolinase/urea amidolyase family protein, which encodes MHINFVGTRALLIDLDGLNQVMDWHAALSAKPLKNQVDCIAAATTLLLTFEAPDSARDAAEFLQDFSPAAATAAEARTVEIDVLYDGEDVDEAADLLGLSREALIDWHTSTEWTAAFGGFAPGFTYCAPSEPSQARAVPRRSSPRTAVPAGAVGIAGEFSAVYPRVSPGGWQLLGTTNTPMWDSNANPPALVQPGDRVRYRSVDKLPELVDHSARSKRAPARLPRMEVIDAGLLTLYQDLGRPGVGDLGVTPSGAADRAAAATANVAVGNPRGATVLENIGGIKLHALTDTVICVTGATARVRLGEMPVHLARPVLVTAGHTVSVDPATVGMRNYVAIRGGIIAESELGSAATDVLSGLGPDPVTTGDVIGVLPRSTGMTDAQLANPLRVRESSDGKTRATLRCVLGPRDDWFGDNVSAFLDTEWTVTSDSNRVGLRLDGEEPIERVKDGELPSEGMVAGSIQIPPNGKPVVFLRDHAVTGGYPVIATVLEEDIDIAAQLPPGAHVNFELVAPQALNTGEQNAD
- a CDS encoding LamB/YcsF family protein; this translates as MSSLHIDLNADLGETTAGNPVADDAAMLEMVSSANVATGFHAGDPHSIACTLKAAAEAGVTVGAHVGYNDAAGFGRRFIDYNPDELADEVTYQIGALDALARANGTKVSYVKPHGAMYNAIVKDEAQAEAVIKGIKAFGGLPVMLLPGGVAVDVAKRSGLNVIREAFADRNYNPDGTLVSRKEANAVLGSADEVVQRVLEVAQTGSITAVDGTKLEVDAQSVCTHGDSPGAVKLLRGVVERLWEEGIEIRSFI
- a CDS encoding CAP domain-containing protein; translated protein: MFTPKVHFSAKKFVAPALAAAVALGVGVAPAEASSSLSSFGRVNLPVPSVNLPAAPAAAAKPVAPASNRVQSIINHTNAYRQAHGLRPVRANAALNGLAQDWANQLVRANKLSHRPQHWNYYPSNIPAGGENVLQAWSDYSDAQLVKLWYESPGHRKIMLDPRAKTIGVGVAVNSEGKLYAVQNYGR
- a CDS encoding fructose-specific PTS transporter subunit EIIC; its protein translation is MRTMSTTESSPLILAITACPTGIAHTYMAAENLEAAAQELGYRIKIETHGSIGVEGAFSKQDIEEADAVVIGADTVISKDRFHGKRLEATGVDEAIKHPKELLSRSLSASRWEGSSEKTEEETPRKNSVGQTLYKALMNGVSHMIPFVVTGGLLIAVALSIGGTPTPEGMAIPEDSFWNTVNELGALAFSLMVPVLSGYIAVGIADRPGLAPGLITGLIATTGSLYGSEAGAGFLGGIVTGILSGYVALAIKKIPVHKFIAPIWPIIVIPIFTTLIVGLIFILLIGAPVSAAFEAMTNYLAGMQGSSVIVLGLILGAMIAFDMGGPFNKTAFLFGGGMIAAGNAAPMGMAACAIAVPPLAVGVATLLRRRWFTKAEKDAGIAALFMGFFGITEGAIPLAAARPLQVIPANVAGGAVAGALAGLFGAQDHVMHGGPIVAVLGAVDNVVGFFIAMLAGIVVCAGLILLLVGLTQRKDKPLVAVDTISLDKDLGSSSEEVIRSMVKLTSARMSDAEAVASAALKRESTRSTGVGHGVAIPHARSAGVKVPTLAFARLPHGVTWAEGEDPTTLAFLIAVPDNAGKQHLKLLSKLARNIMKEDFRAQLHGAKTRKEAADIISQVLSPAPATDKAAATTQA